The following coding sequences lie in one Capnocytophaga stomatis genomic window:
- a CDS encoding glycoside hydrolase family 13 protein — MLNIKDFFNFKLVFFVFCLSFITNINAQIQKTEPPFWWADMKNPELQIMLYGKNIAHYSVESELPIVNVIKTENPNYIFLTVDTKNKNEGIYKISLVQQNRKAKTFNYELKKRSEGSAFRKGFDSSDVIYLLMPDRFANGDTNNDSHKSLNEKANRNLPGGRHGGDIQGIIKQLDYIKSLGATAIWSTPMCEDNDETYSYHTYGQSDVYKIDPRYGTNQEYKQLAQEMHKRGMKLIKDYVTNHWGWKHWMINDLPTYDWIHQFPGYAQSNYRMSTQMDKNTSEIDKKYCVDGWFVQSMPDLNQSNPLVLKYLTQNAIWWIEYADLDGLRVDTYSYNDKEGIAKWTKAIINEYPNFNIVGEVWLHDQAQISYWQKDSPISAIQSYNTHLPSVMDFTLHDAIGEAFRATPSWDKGIIQVYDNFVNDFLYKDINNVLIFAENHDTSRINEIYQNVEDYKLIMTLLATARGIPQLYYGSEIGMRGDKSKGDAYIRQDFPGGWKEDKQNAFNPAERTQQQKEYFDFTAKLFNWRKEKPVIHYGKTKQYIPNNEVYIYFRYNQFESVMVVINNNKESQTIDLNRFTESLKTFTKGKDIISGKEFQLQKSLQIAGKTSMVIELK, encoded by the coding sequence ATGCTAAATATTAAAGACTTTTTCAATTTTAAACTTGTATTTTTTGTGTTTTGTTTGTCTTTCATTACAAACATAAACGCACAAATCCAGAAAACAGAGCCTCCTTTTTGGTGGGCAGATATGAAAAATCCTGAATTGCAAATTATGCTTTACGGAAAAAACATAGCTCACTATTCGGTAGAAAGCGAACTTCCCATTGTAAATGTAATTAAAACTGAAAATCCAAATTACATTTTCCTTACTGTTGACACAAAGAATAAAAACGAAGGAATATACAAAATCAGTTTGGTGCAACAGAACAGGAAAGCAAAAACATTCAACTACGAGCTAAAAAAACGAAGCGAAGGCTCTGCTTTTCGGAAGGGATTTGATAGTTCAGATGTAATTTACCTATTAATGCCCGACAGATTCGCTAATGGAGACACAAACAACGACTCGCATAAGTCTCTCAATGAAAAAGCAAACAGAAACTTGCCCGGGGGAAGACACGGAGGCGACATTCAAGGCATCATCAAGCAGTTAGATTACATAAAATCCTTAGGGGCTACCGCCATCTGGAGTACGCCAATGTGCGAAGACAATGATGAAACCTACTCCTACCATACTTATGGACAAAGTGACGTATATAAAATAGACCCGAGATACGGAACCAATCAAGAGTACAAACAACTCGCCCAAGAAATGCACAAAAGAGGAATGAAACTCATCAAGGATTATGTTACGAATCACTGGGGCTGGAAGCATTGGATGATAAATGACCTACCAACATACGATTGGATTCATCAGTTCCCTGGATACGCCCAAAGTAACTATCGAATGAGCACACAAATGGATAAAAACACTTCTGAAATAGATAAAAAATACTGTGTGGACGGGTGGTTTGTACAATCTATGCCTGATTTGAACCAAAGCAATCCATTAGTTTTAAAATATCTGACACAAAACGCCATTTGGTGGATAGAATATGCTGACTTGGACGGACTCAGAGTTGATACGTACTCATATAATGACAAAGAGGGCATTGCAAAATGGACAAAGGCGATTATAAATGAGTACCCTAACTTCAATATTGTAGGAGAGGTATGGCTACACGACCAAGCACAAATATCATATTGGCAAAAGGACAGCCCAATCAGTGCAATTCAAAGCTATAACACACACTTACCGTCCGTTATGGATTTCACACTGCACGATGCCATCGGAGAGGCTTTTCGGGCAACTCCTTCGTGGGACAAAGGAATAATTCAGGTGTATGATAATTTCGTAAATGACTTCCTATATAAGGACATTAATAACGTTTTAATCTTTGCGGAGAACCACGATACTTCCCGAATAAACGAAATCTACCAAAATGTGGAGGATTATAAATTAATAATGACACTTTTAGCCACCGCACGAGGCATTCCGCAATTATATTACGGAAGCGAGATAGGAATGCGAGGCGATAAAAGCAAAGGTGATGCTTATATCAGACAAGATTTCCCCGGCGGTTGGAAGGAGGACAAGCAAAATGCTTTCAATCCGGCAGAAAGAACCCAACAACAAAAGGAATATTTCGATTTTACAGCAAAATTATTCAATTGGAGGAAAGAAAAACCTGTAATACACTACGGAAAAACAAAACAATATATACCTAATAATGAAGTGTATATTTATTTCAGGTACAATCAGTTTGAATCTGTTATGGTGGTAATAAATAATAACAAAGAATCACAAACTATTGACCTAAATCGGTTTACAGAAAGCTTAAAAACATTTACAAAAGGCAAAGACATCATCTCAGGAAAAGAATTCCAGCTTCAAAAATCATTACAAATTGCAGGAAAAACTTCAATGGTGATTGAATTAAAATAG
- a CDS encoding oligopeptide:H+ symporter → MSQQKTNFFDTQVLGHPAGLFVLFFTEMWERFSFYGMRVLLVNFLTMALIGYNPGWEWTTENAGALFGTYVMLLYLTPIVGGTIADRFIGYRWAIVIGAVIMTLGHAAMALETEFWLYVGLGLLVIGTGFFKPNMTSIISHMYKDLPEKKDGAYTIFYMGVNAGAFFGMMLCGYMAEKVGWSWGFGLAGIFMLIGTLQFWLARPLFGSIGDVPSKNKQETSKVAQNKPISDEDKPNPFTLLDKILIGVAAVIGLGYAINDPLSRIGGIDLFSFLETSNIKGQYIAVIFGLIVFFFVIISRLTRYTKIVRERMITVIIFAFFTVFFWLSFEQGASSLILFARDNVQRELLDNQAIIFNIVNALLTVIPLALITYVLFILAKKTFSKILASNIVLIICFGLVWVIVGWMLQRDFNTVAYNVSYEAFEVYESDGKNLKVKEDGSYATKYIPLNVDNNITFTEENRIEKTEKLFKITETDAEGKTIVKHIPYSESKIPKGNFEIIENTIQTIALPRVDNKTGKQATDKEGNKLFDFYVPGNNNGLSIVNRETIIGEGDYHFNKGEEILILTKDNKFSSFGYADVKKAAWAKQRAEELNASNGLIRATVKEEKANWVEITTSWFSILNSFFIIALANVFSRIWDSRYNPPAAVKYGMGLIIMAIGFGLLAFGANGVGSGVKVSMLWLVVAYLFHTMGELCMAPVGLSYVSKLVPARMIAFMFGVWYLAIAIGNKLAAILGGQIENITEKYNLSTFFLIFTIVPIVAGLLIILISPLVKKLMHGVR, encoded by the coding sequence ATGTCGCAACAGAAAACCAACTTTTTTGATACACAGGTACTCGGGCATCCGGCAGGATTGTTCGTATTGTTTTTTACCGAAATGTGGGAGCGTTTTTCTTTCTACGGAATGCGGGTACTTTTAGTAAACTTCCTAACAATGGCACTGATTGGGTATAATCCTGGTTGGGAGTGGACAACAGAGAACGCAGGGGCATTATTTGGGACTTACGTGATGCTTTTGTATCTCACCCCCATTGTGGGAGGCACCATCGCCGATAGGTTCATAGGCTACCGATGGGCGATTGTTATAGGGGCTGTAATTATGACACTGGGACACGCTGCAATGGCACTCGAAACCGAATTTTGGCTTTATGTAGGGCTGGGGCTTTTAGTAATCGGTACGGGCTTTTTCAAACCCAATATGACTTCTATCATTTCGCATATGTATAAAGACCTTCCAGAGAAAAAAGACGGAGCATATACCATTTTTTATATGGGTGTAAATGCGGGGGCTTTCTTCGGAATGATGCTTTGTGGATATATGGCTGAAAAAGTAGGTTGGAGCTGGGGATTTGGTTTAGCGGGGATATTTATGCTCATCGGTACGCTTCAATTTTGGTTAGCGCGTCCGCTTTTTGGTTCAATTGGTGATGTGCCATCAAAAAACAAGCAAGAAACAAGCAAAGTAGCTCAAAATAAACCTATCTCCGACGAGGATAAACCTAATCCATTTACATTATTGGACAAAATATTGATAGGAGTGGCAGCCGTTATCGGTTTGGGATACGCCATCAACGACCCGCTGTCACGCATCGGGGGGATTGACTTATTCTCCTTCTTGGAAACAAGCAACATCAAGGGGCAATACATCGCCGTTATCTTTGGGCTAATTGTTTTCTTCTTCGTTATTATCTCAAGGCTTACCCGATACACGAAAATCGTTCGTGAGCGTATGATAACCGTCATCATTTTTGCTTTCTTCACCGTGTTTTTCTGGCTTTCCTTCGAGCAAGGAGCTTCTTCCTTGATTCTTTTTGCGAGGGACAACGTTCAAAGAGAGCTTTTAGATAATCAAGCAATCATTTTCAACATTGTAAATGCTTTGCTCACTGTCATTCCGCTTGCGTTAATTACTTATGTATTATTCATCTTGGCTAAAAAGACCTTCTCCAAGATATTGGCATCAAACATCGTTCTGATTATTTGCTTCGGGCTTGTGTGGGTGATTGTCGGCTGGATGTTGCAACGCGATTTCAACACAGTGGCGTACAATGTAAGCTATGAAGCATTTGAAGTATATGAGAGTGATGGCAAAAACCTCAAAGTAAAAGAGGACGGAAGCTATGCAACAAAGTATATCCCCCTCAATGTTGATAACAACATCACTTTTACAGAAGAAAACCGCATCGAAAAGACAGAGAAATTATTCAAAATAACAGAAACCGATGCTGAGGGGAAGACAATCGTGAAGCATATTCCTTACAGTGAGAGCAAAATACCAAAGGGAAATTTTGAAATTATTGAAAACACCATTCAAACAATCGCCTTGCCTCGTGTGGATAACAAAACAGGAAAGCAAGCAACCGATAAAGAGGGCAATAAACTTTTCGACTTCTATGTGCCGGGCAATAACAACGGTCTTTCAATTGTAAACAGAGAGACTATCATAGGCGAAGGGGATTATCACTTCAACAAAGGGGAAGAAATTCTCATCTTAACCAAGGATAATAAGTTCTCATCCTTCGGGTATGCCGATGTAAAGAAAGCGGCGTGGGCAAAACAGCGTGCGGAGGAGCTAAACGCCAGCAACGGACTTATAAGAGCCACCGTTAAGGAGGAAAAAGCCAATTGGGTGGAGATTACTACCTCTTGGTTTTCCATTCTCAATTCATTTTTTATCATCGCATTGGCAAATGTTTTCTCCCGCATATGGGATAGTCGTTACAACCCGCCTGCGGCAGTGAAATACGGAATGGGGCTTATCATAATGGCTATTGGTTTTGGTTTACTCGCCTTTGGGGCTAACGGGGTCGGCTCCGGGGTGAAGGTAAGTATGCTTTGGCTGGTTGTAGCGTATCTTTTCCATACAATGGGAGAGCTGTGTATGGCTCCGGTGGGCTTATCTTACGTATCGAAGCTCGTCCCAGCCCGAATGATAGCCTTTATGTTCGGAGTGTGGTACTTGGCGATTGCTATCGGTAACAAATTAGCAGCCATCTTAGGTGGGCAGATTGAAAACATCACTGAAAAATACAACTTATCTACATTTTTCTTGATATTCACCATCGTACCTATCGTTGCAGGCTTACTTATTATTCTTATCAGTCCTTTAGTTAAGAAATTAATGCACGGGGTGAGATAA
- a CDS encoding acyl-CoA reductase produces the protein MNNQKYNSLVVLGKFLSQFASFPYAEDKNLPSGNDFHFEKFKETLALAEQQNGWFTPENLQFACNSWAKALTEENINKWLEKYDLENVSPKTVAIIMAGNIPLVGFHDFLSVLVSGHKAIVKLSSDDKVLLPFVASYLQDIEPAWQGKFTFTDERMTNFDAVIATGSNNTARYFEYYFGKKPHIIRKNRNSVAVLTGKETEKEFFELGKDIFTYFGLGCRSVSKVFVPRNYDFDLLFNAIYPFKDIINGQKYANNYDYNKAVYLMSLFKLRENGFLILKEDTNYASPIATLFYEYYDSPEDLKERLQTDSDKIQCVVSKGFMKNEIPFGQTQHPQLWDYADGVDTVTFLTNL, from the coding sequence ATGAATAACCAAAAATATAATAGTTTGGTAGTTTTAGGCAAGTTTTTGTCACAATTTGCCTCTTTCCCTTATGCAGAGGATAAAAATTTACCTTCTGGTAATGATTTTCATTTTGAAAAATTTAAAGAAACATTGGCTTTGGCAGAGCAACAAAACGGTTGGTTCACTCCTGAAAACTTACAATTTGCTTGTAACTCGTGGGCAAAGGCTCTGACGGAGGAAAACATCAATAAGTGGCTCGAAAAATATGATTTAGAGAACGTTTCACCGAAAACCGTTGCTATTATTATGGCGGGGAACATTCCATTGGTGGGTTTTCACGACTTTCTGTCAGTGCTTGTTTCAGGGCATAAGGCTATCGTGAAACTATCGTCAGATGATAAAGTATTGTTGCCTTTTGTGGCGAGCTATTTACAAGATATTGAGCCTGCTTGGCAAGGAAAATTCACTTTTACCGATGAGCGAATGACGAATTTCGATGCCGTTATCGCCACGGGAAGCAATAATACGGCTCGTTATTTTGAATATTATTTCGGAAAAAAACCACATATCATACGAAAAAATCGCAATTCGGTAGCTGTTCTGACAGGAAAAGAGACTGAAAAAGAGTTTTTCGAGCTTGGGAAAGATATTTTTACATATTTCGGGCTGGGTTGCCGAAGTGTTTCAAAGGTTTTTGTACCTCGAAACTATGATTTTGACCTTCTTTTTAATGCTATTTATCCTTTCAAGGATATTATTAATGGTCAGAAGTATGCTAATAACTATGATTATAATAAGGCTGTTTATCTGATGAGTTTGTTTAAACTTCGGGAAAATGGTTTTTTAATTCTGAAAGAAGACACAAACTATGCCTCGCCTATCGCAACACTTTTCTATGAATATTACGACAGTCCAGAAGATTTGAAAGAGAGACTCCAAACCGATTCAGATAAAATACAGTGTGTTGTATCAAAGGGCTTTATGAAAAACGAAATTCCGTTTGGACAAACACAACATCCACAGCTTTGGGATTATGCTGATGGGGTAGACACTGTTACATTTCTAACAAATTTATAA
- the serC gene encoding 3-phosphoserine/phosphohydroxythreonine transaminase, translated as MKKHNFSAGPSILPQSVFEKASKAVLNFEDSGLSILEISHRSKEFLNVIEKARTLALQTAGLDNSYEALFLHGGASTQFLCVPYNLLEKKAAYIDTGTWSNKALKEAQLFGNVEIIASSKADGYKYIPKDFSIPSDADYLHITTNNTIYGTQFHHIPDTEIPLVADMSSDIFSRDIDYSKFSLIYAGSQKNLGASGTAMVLVKKEILGKVSRKIPSILDYQNQIQHESMFNTPTTFSVYVNLLVLQWIQEKGGVKALEKLNKDKAELLYNEIDRNPLVEGYATKEDRSLMNVSFFLKDASMQEKFDTLWQNADISGLKGHRNLGGYRASIYNAMPIESVQVLVDVLQEFERKA; from the coding sequence ATGAAAAAACACAATTTTAGTGCAGGACCTTCTATTCTGCCACAATCTGTTTTTGAAAAGGCTTCAAAGGCAGTTCTTAATTTTGAAGATTCAGGCTTATCTATCCTCGAAATTTCACACAGAAGTAAAGAATTTCTCAATGTAATTGAAAAGGCACGTACTTTGGCACTGCAAACGGCGGGTTTGGATAATTCCTACGAGGCTTTATTTCTTCACGGTGGGGCAAGCACACAATTTTTGTGCGTCCCATATAATTTATTAGAGAAAAAAGCCGCTTATATTGATACAGGAACTTGGTCGAACAAGGCTTTGAAAGAAGCTCAACTGTTTGGCAATGTAGAAATTATAGCTTCCTCAAAAGCTGATGGATACAAATACATTCCTAAAGATTTTAGCATTCCTTCCGATGCTGATTATTTGCACATTACAACCAATAATACCATTTACGGAACGCAATTTCATCATATCCCAGATACTGAAATTCCGCTGGTGGCTGATATGAGTTCCGACATCTTTTCGAGGGATATTGACTACTCCAAATTCAGCCTTATTTATGCAGGTTCACAGAAAAATTTAGGTGCTTCAGGAACTGCTATGGTACTTGTAAAAAAGGAAATTCTGGGGAAAGTTTCCCGAAAAATCCCTTCGATTTTAGATTATCAAAATCAGATACAACACGAAAGTATGTTCAACACGCCCACCACGTTTTCGGTTTATGTAAATTTGCTGGTTTTGCAGTGGATTCAGGAAAAAGGTGGCGTAAAAGCCCTTGAAAAGCTTAACAAAGATAAAGCCGAGCTTCTTTACAATGAAATCGACCGCAACCCGCTTGTGGAAGGTTATGCCACAAAAGAAGACCGTTCGCTTATGAATGTTTCTTTCTTTTTGAAAGATGCATCAATGCAAGAAAAATTCGATACACTTTGGCAAAATGCTGATATCAGCGGACTCAAAGGGCATCGAAACCTTGGCGGATACCGAGCGTCCATTTACAATGCTATGCCGATTGAAAGCGTGCAAGTATTGGTTGATGTTCTTCAGGAATTTGAGCGAAAAGCGTAG